The genomic interval CCTGCATATGGAAGAGGATGCAGGAAAACTGGTGCAGTGGTGGTAGCGATCGCCTCTCAGGGTCTACCTATTCCCTCGTAGACTACAACCGCACAGGCGTTCCCCTGGCAGAAATTGTCTCCGAGCCAGATATGCGTTCTGGGCAAGAAGCAGCTGAGTATGCCCAGGAGTTGCGGCGAATTCTGCGCTACCTGGGGGTGAGTGATGGCAACATGCAGGAAGGTTCCCTCCGCTGTGATGTCAACATTTCCGTTCGTCCCGTAGGGCAAAAAGAATTCGGGGTTAAGGTCGAAATCAAAAATATGAACTCGTTTAACGCCATTCAACGGGCGATCGAGTACGAAATTGAGCGGCAGACCGAAGCCATTGAGGCTGGAGAGCGGATCATCCAGGAAACGCGCCTGTGGGAAGAAGGTTCCCAACGCACCATCAGCATGCGAACAAAGGAAGGTTCCAGCGACTATCGTTACTTCCCTGAACCGGATCTGGGTCCCATAGAAGTTCCCACTACCCAGCTAGAGCAATGGCGATCGGAATTACCCGAACTGCCCCATCAAAAACGCCAGC from Kovacikia minuta CCNUW1 carries:
- the gatB gene encoding Asp-tRNA(Asn)/Glu-tRNA(Gln) amidotransferase subunit GatB, which codes for MQENWCSGGSDRLSGSTYSLVDYNRTGVPLAEIVSEPDMRSGQEAAEYAQELRRILRYLGVSDGNMQEGSLRCDVNISVRPVGQKEFGVKVEIKNMNSFNAIQRAIEYEIERQTEAIEAGERIIQETRLWEEGSQRTISMRTKEGSSDYRYFPEPDLGPIEVPTTQLEQWRSELPELPHQKRQRYESELGLSAYDARVLTDDRAKAEYFEATVAAGAPPKPAANWIMGDISAYLNANNDLSITDLALKPRELAELVGLIESNTISTTAAKTVLPKLLSEGGSPTQRVEQEGLIQISDTSVIEAAIAEVLAAFPKELEQYRNGKTKMLGFFVGQVMKKTSGRADPKLTNQLLSQRLNEA